GATATCAGATTTCAATAGGCCCACTTTAACAAATTTGCCTTTTGTGCTGGCCATTTACAGTTACTGCTTCCCAGAGGCgaaagtaggcctagtttttgTTTCTTATCGGTGCTGCCcccaataaatgaataaaataaataaataaacatgtgcactacagACCTATAACCTCACTGTGTGAATATTTAGagtgtctcttcataggaggaaCGGTATAGTGTGGTTGTAcgtgtacttaaagggacactgtgcaggaaatggtcaaaaaaggtactgcagctataatgatcattgaaactgggctacctattgccaaatttgatctttacatgaaagtatactaagtaatatacaaatattttctagtatggtccaagtacagtcatttttgcagctaaaaatggctatttttggaaattcaaaatggcggcccatggagaagatcccccttttcatgtaagaaaagtgcaattttcccggtcatgatgagtacttagaatttgatggtggtggtaagtattcatgaaaaaggtaacattagtgaatgggtggcatgaattctggaaataaacaactataaatctcacacagtgtccctttaaatagcaGACCATACCTTTTtccaaatgtgggtttttgggtAGCATTAAACCCATTTTCttaccggtaggcctactgtgctgaCCAGCTTTACATTTATACTGGTGCTACGCACCCATCTACTTTTACTCTTGTACCCTTCACTGTCACCCACCTGACCTCTAGATGAGTAGGCCTAACTAGTAATGTgattacaatgcaatacaatacaatacagcacagAATCAGAACTACAAGTATGAAGTTGACTCAATTGTCTGGGTTTCATTTGAGAAAGTGCCAGCACAGACAAAGTAATAATAGTCCTAATGAAAGGCGATGGGAAGCAGAGATTTGCGATATTTCACAATTACTTtactcgtcccccccccccccccccgaaatgaAACTGGCTGTATGTGGCCCGCTAACTGAAAGGAGTTTTACACGTCTGTTTTAGAAAATACAAGCTCAGGAACAAATGCAGCCAGTAGGTGTGTGAATATAGTTTTACATTTAAAACAAGCAGCCCCCAAAATGTATTTCTTCAAACTGAATATTTTGTTGGGATGTTATTTTTTGTACAAGTTACCAGTCTTTGTGGAAATAATACAGCAAACTAAGGCCAATTTGGCATTGGTTGAGGCGATTAACTGGTCATAATACTGAAATCTCTTCCATGTTTTCAAAATGTTATACAATTGTACTCGTTTGACATTTACTCATTTTAAGCACAGAAGCTGCACCTTTAGGAATGTTATACGGTACCTGATCAGATGTTATAATAAAAAAGGCTGTAGATGGACTAGACCTGCTTGCATACAAAATTCAACATGCCCACAGCTCGAATAAATAAAGCAGACCAAGTCTTCCAGTAAAACAAAATTTtattaactttttttctctgtATACTTTTATTATAATAAGACACTTCTCTGCTTGTACATTGCTCCCTTGAACTTAAAAAATGGCAACATTTGTTGGTGGGAATGTAAGTTGGGGTAGACAAACTTAGATACATACCaatatacatacatgtgtgtatatTACTGTTCCAATAATAAACCAGTTATAGCCTAACAGTTTCAACCACTCCAGGGTACCTTGGTAATGCTGGAAATATAGTACAATCTTTCGAGTATTTCAatgaatatatatttattttcctttttattAAACATGGGTACATACAATATGACCACGTCAATAGATAAAAGTGAACGAGGGGGGGTGAAGGAGCCGGTTGAGAATCCTCCTTTGGGTAGTATGGCTAGCGATGTGTGACAAGGGTCCATTCGCTGCATCCATTGGTGGGTCATGCATGGTAAAACAGTgtttaaaagggggggggaaatagATACCCTCATCATTTTTCTCTTCAAAAGTATTAAAACGGAGGAAGGGATGTTGGTTTGGGTAGGGGGATCCTCAATAACCAGGACGATTGGCCTAGTTTATCCCCACTGCAAGTACTTCatctgtataaacacacacacacacacacacacacacacacacacacacacacacacacacacacacacacacacacacacacacacacacacacacacacacacacacgtatatatgcGTGACTGTATGTAAGTTGAGTGGTACAACTGCATCCTATAACGGCAGAAACGTAAGAACATACTGAACATACGTGTCTGTGCATACAGcctctgcctttttttttttgacgaTTGGGGATGAGGGAACATCACACACGcggatgaggaaaaaaaaaccttgcccaTGCGCACAGTCATTCGTAAACCCTACTCAACGTCACAGAAGCTccagtaaacaaacaaaaccccAACTTACAGCAGTGAGATAtccgtacatttttttttttcgaggaacaaagaaaaaaacgaaaaaggattctcaaaattgtttttttttcttccacgatgcccttttaagttttttttttctttttaggaaGTCCTCCAGGCTGTAAAGCCCTAAGGCGGAGTGAATGCGTtcgtgtgcatcagtgtgttgtGTCAACATGTAGAATTTCATCAACGTCCCTTCAACAGCTCTGTAACACTCTTAGGAAAAAACTAAATTTattcaaaagaaaagagaaagaagggacatgtttttttttttttaaagataaatgTATAAATATATACCTCTGCATTAGCAGAACCTTAAGAGGCAGGCCcatgaagagagggaaggagtatGGAATATGAAACACTTTGAAAGAAAAGTGTAAAAAGAAAACCCAagcgtggctggctggctggttcacTCCTTGGATACCGATGACCGAACAGGAGTCAACAACAGCCAAGCAGAGAACAGTCTCCTGTATGTACACAACGgcagaacctacacacacacaccacagccacagAGGAGGGCTTAAGCTCTGTTGTCTGCCACCCTGGTGAAGGGTCTTGACGTGTCATCTGAGCTGTGTCCCAAACACTCCCTAGTTCACTACATAGGGCATGAATTTGCATGGGTTTTGTTCCCTACATAGTGCACGTAGACAGCAATTTGGGACGGAgcctctctgctctactctactccaacATTGTGAGGGGGCATGCACGGGAGGAGAGCACCATAACAGTTTAAACTTCATTCATTCTAGGGAGTGCTTTACTATTCTTGCTGTTATGGGAGAACACAAATAATTTATCTAAGAATAAACCGTACATGAATACTTGAGACTCATTCTTCTAAGATgagacgaaagaaaaaaaaaggaaaaagaatgaTTTCAAAAAGTGAAAGGAATCAAACGAAAGAATAAGGGGGAAATAAAAGTTACAGCCTAGGCAAATACTTTGACGTAAACAGACCCTTCAAGCCCTATAAAGCCACACATCCATTCAGTCACCTTCCACATGACACTGCTTTAGGACATTTCCTCTTCGTTTTTAAAGTGTGATCACACACAGTTGTGTCGGGGAGGACAAAAACTATAATGCTACGCCAAGGCTGGaaacacaaaccaaaacaaaaacaggaaaacAACAAACTGCCTTCATCAGTCAAAACACTGGAGGAGCCACCTCCGATGCGTAAAAAGATAAACCACaccatatatttatatatatatatatttataatctTTGTCGGAAAGAGAGCCGTGAAAGGTTGTTGAGATCAGAGACAGAATCAGTTTGAGTGGGGAGTGGAGTGAGCAGTAGGTTTTTTTGTGTGGGGCTGCTTGGTAGTCACAGTAAGTTATGATGTACTTGGTTTTGCAAGACctttcaacaaaaaacaaacactaaaaactgaaaaaataacAGCGAGGAAGGGCCGGGTTGTATAAAAGGTATTTTTAATTAATGATCTGCCTTGCAGAAAATGAAGGAGAAAATAAGTACACAGCCCTCACTCTTTTAAGGGTGAAAAAGGAAAAACGAACAATGAACATGGGAAGTGGAGAGgataagtggggagagagggggttaaCCCAACAAACATGGGGAGAGATAAACAAAATATACAATTGTTCACAATAAAACAGTAACCTCCACTTCCCAGCCACCTCCTGTAAAGTAATTTCATctggtctgcccccccccccccccccccccccccccccccccccctcccagctGGTCCTCATGACCAACACCTCCTCAGTGCCCCCCCCAATTACGGTAACAATACAAAAGTACATCATGGACCTTGGCCCTGTGAATGGGCATCTGAGCCAAGCTTCCCCCAGCCTCATGCAGATAACTCTGCTCTCTCAcgtcgcgtcgcgtcgcgtcgcgtcacaTCATGGAAGGGGGGGCAGGGTCAATGCAATCTTGTGCTTGTAAATGCAAACGTGCGACTGGACTGTGGATCCCCATGTGTTGAgcatatttatttgtgtgttgtgtagcTTCAGTCAACAGATGCCTTTGAGTTTTAAAATGAAGTGTCTGTAAAGTCTAATGAGACAGGGAGACAGCAGGCTAGAGGGTAGGGGGGAGATCGGAGCCTGGGCTTACAAAAGGGGGGGTGGGCTTAACTAGAAGATagaaagcacagagagagagaagagagagaaagggggagaggcaAAAATGAATGCGTACACGGCCTCTGTCACTGGATATTGTACAATAATGTGCTAGCAATGTTAgggttaagatttttaaaaaagaaaaatacttaACGGAAAACAAAACAAGTTTGATGGAGACAGAGATCAAGAAATGTGGACACGAAGGTGAGAGACACACAGAATGTGTTTGAaatgtttcaaaaaaaaaaaaaagcacaaaccaAAGACAAAAATTACTTCCTGTTTTTAGGAGAGGGCCAGttgcccctcttctctccccgaTTGGAGCCTCCGttccctgcccctcctcctccgcctacaccacccccacctccggGCGGGCCCCGGGGGCCTCGCCCCCCTCCgccacccccgccccccacccgcCGGTTCTGGCGCTCCATGCCGGGCCTCTGGCTGGAGAAGCTCCTCTTGTTGCCGGCCGCCTCTTTGGCTGACAGctcccgctctcctcctcccccacctcctcctcctcctcctcctcctcctcctcggcccgagcctgggtggtggtgtgggtggtgcgaaggggggtggtggtggtggtgcgaggAGTACGACTTGTTGTTGCCGCCTCCTCCGCGCTCTCCTCCCACATTGCCTCCTCGCTGTTGTTCGCCTCCTCGGTCTCCTCCGTCGCGCTCGCGGAACTCTGTGAAGTCGCTGCTCTCGCTGGCCGTCTCCCACTCCTCGTTGGCGTGGTCGGAGTTCTGGTTGGAGACGTCGGGGGACTTGGCGCCGCTGCCGGCCGTGTTGTGGTTGTTGtgccggtgctgctgctgctgctgcgcgtgGCTCTGGGAGGACGCGTTGCTGTTGCTCtggctgtagtggtggtggtggccgtggCTGTTCATGTTCGCTCCGCCACTCCCGACGTGGCCGCTGTTACTGTTGCCGCTCGGCGTGGAGTTGCTGTTGTGGTTGCCGCCGCTGTTGTTGGGCAGGGCTGCGTTGCCGTGGTTCCCGTCGACCTCGGCAGGCGAGTTGGAGCGGTGCGGAGGGCCTCCGCTGCCGTTGATGCGCGCTGCGTTCTCGCGCTCCTTAAGCCGGCGGAAGCGTGGTGGCTTGTCCTGCTGGTGCTGGGTGCGACCGTGCCGGCGCCGCCTGGGGGGTCTCTCGAAGCTCCGCGGCCCAAACGAACGGCCCCCGTCCTGGCCCACAAGAGGCTGAGGTGCGCCCGTGGAGTTGGGCGCTTGGGGGTTGTTGGAGGAGGGCGCTTGACCTCCTCCGATGCTTCCGTTTTCCAATGAGCCCTGCGCGGGCGGCGGCGGTCCTccggtggtgttggtgtttgCGGAGGCCGGGGCTCCTGACTGGGGGTTGGTGGCTGCCGCTTGAGTCTGGAGCTCTCCGCCAGCTTTCTCTTTCTTGTCGCCGCCACCAACCCCGGCAGGCCGGTTGGGGTCCTTGGGGGGCGAGGGGTTTGTGGATCCCTGCTGTTGCTGCTTGCGTACACTGCCGGAGGACTTTGAGGACCAGCTGTGAGAGGAGGCTGAGCCAGGTCCCGAACGATGGTCCCGACCCATGCCTCCACCTCGTTCTCGttctcctcgttctcctcctccaccaccaccaccacctccgctgcGGTACATGCCTCCCCCTGCGCCTCCGCCCCCTCGGCCCCGTCTGGAGGGCACTCCTCGAGGGGTGAAGACGCGGGATTGGGAGCCCCTGGGAGGAGGGCCGGACGACTGTCCACCGGATCCAGCGTGGTCTGGCCCGGTCCCGTTCTTGGCGCCTGTtttccgctgctgctgctgggatggCGGCAGGGGCGGCTGCTCGTCTTTCTCCGAGTGCTCGCTAACGCCGCTCTCGCTGCCCGTCTCTGAGCCGCGCTGACGCCGACGCTTGGGGATCTCCTCGTACTCTGAGCCCTCGCTGCGCGTCTCACTGCGGTTGCGGGCTCGCGCCGGGTTGTGCTGCGATGGGCCATGTCTTCCGCCACCCGATGGTCCACCATCGTGCTTGCCGCTGTACTCTTGGTGgtagccgccgccgccgccgccgcctcctcGGAAGTCTCGGCTGCTCCTGCCGGCCGCTCGGCCCCTGCTGGTGCCGCCACCGCTGCTGCCCGCGTACGAGCCCCGGTAGCCACGACCGCGGCCGTAGAACTCGCCTCGGGTGCGCGGCGCTCGACTTCCACGGGGACCCATGCCCACGCCTTCGTGAGAGCGCTCGCGGTCCCTTCTGGAGGGTGGGGCAGCAGAGGAGATGTTCTGCGGTGGTCCTCCTGATGAGCCTCCGTCTGTGTCTTTGGGACCCTTGCCACCGCCGCCCCCTCCTCCTGCCATGCCTCggtccctccctccattcctggACTTGTTGGCCGGGCCCGAGTCATCTTTGCCGGAGTTGGAGGTCTGGAAGCCAGGGTCCTGCTTGGCAGAGGCCTGGCCGCCATCTTGCCCGTCCTTGTCTTTGCCCGGTCCCTTCTCTCCTCCGTCGCCTTCTCCGCCCTCCCTCTTGCAGTCCCTCTGCACTGGCCGCTTGATGGGGCCGGCTCTCCTGTTGAGACTGCCGCCCCCTGGCTGCGTGGTGGATACCTTGCTGCCATCGGCGGACGGGTTCGCAGAGTCATCTGGCCCCGTGTGGCCACCGGGCCCCTTCCTGCCGCCGTGCTGCGAAGAGCCACCACCACTAGGGGCGCTGTTACCGGGCCGAGGGCCCCACTGCGTCTCCGTCTTGTGATCACGGCCGCCGCGCTGGCCGCCGGCCTtcgggtggtggtgctgctgctgctgctgctgctgtggaggaGCATGCTGGGATTGGGAGTGGTGAGGCGCCATCTTGTCCCCTTTCCTGCCTCCTCCAACGTGGCCGGCAGCTGCGGCGGCATCGTGGTCCTGCTGCTGGGAGGCCTGTGGATGGGCCAGCTGGTCCCTggcagaggaggacgaggacgaggaggagcaggaggaggagagggagggctgatggaGAGGGGGCGAGGGGTCGCTCTTCTTGTTGTGGTCGCCGCCTCGCTCCCCCCTGTCCCGGTCTCCTCGCTCCCCACGGCCGTTCTCCTGCTTGTGGGGGTAGAGTGAGAAGTGTGGGTGGTGGCCGGGGTgatggtgatgctgctgctgctgctgcatgtgaCCGCTGTTCTCCATAGGGGAGAGGTCCGCCCGACCGTTACGGTcgtagtgggggtgaggggctccCCAAATCTGACCCTgaccttgctgctgctgctgtggaccCCCTCCTCTGGGTCCCTCGTCCTGGTGGCCCCCGAAACCGTGCAGGGGTCCCCCACTTCCACCTCCGCCTTTCTGCTGCTGGTGGACAGCCATCCTTGCTCCTCCATCGGGGAAGCCGGCGTAGTTGCCGCGGCCGCCCATGAAGGGCTGGTGGTGGGGCACCTGGGAGCCCACAGGTGGGGGGGTCTGGTTGGAGGAGCCGGAGGGGGAGTTGGGGGCCATgccgggctgctgctgctgtagagaAGGACCTGGTCCCCCGTCACGCCCACGCACTGGAGGAGTGTCGCTGCTGTGGAGaacaggtgaagaggaggaggttaaGAGGATAGCTCATCACCACAGACTGGTaatatttatccattatttaaCCAGAAATCAAGAAAACCAGAAACAAGGAAATCTACACAGTAATAAAAATAGTA
The Engraulis encrasicolus isolate BLACKSEA-1 chromosome 20, IST_EnEncr_1.0, whole genome shotgun sequence genome window above contains:
- the prrc2a gene encoding protein PRRC2A isoform X2, yielding MSERSGQTAKGKDGKTKYASLNLFDTYKGKSLETQKPVVAPRHGLQSLGKVSSARRMPPPANLPSLKAENKGNDPNVSLVPKDGTGWASKQDPADPKSTDALSAQQPESQQLVDSQTPAVSQPRTPPIQEVPTNQEVPVTALGAGARSWAQASVTLGAQGDGGKGSNQLSPFSREEFPTLQAAGDQDRAGREQATADQLYGPGPSLRPQNVMSWRDGGGRALAPTSGGEGGLVAEGGPGPGPGVALLMEGPGGLQPPLQPPNPSALGPPRNPAAGPGLPLPQPPVGPQFNPAAYRGIIPPFMYPPYLPFSPPYGPQGPYRYPQPNEAHRFSRPGGGPGPEGRPPGGPRGGGEVVKRPSILKQDDLKELDELDHQDGDEGWAGAHEEIDYSAKLKFSDDEGEEDGEEERSDSKNGTRELPPRAQDGPGPVSRSRASDSGGDSRRTPPAPATDSPTPPSSKPGWAEEGSGTWPRQAAPYQERSSNQTGPQNSGPLLASQKPPGPGPHQGSGGGGGGGGGPTPPPPSAGLLPQPTAPGGGGGQGQGGEDEDETWRQRRKQSSTEISAAVERARRRREEEERRMEEERRAACAEKLKRLDLKHQQQQQNQGGSAAPSSTSTTTAATRPDGSAPSPAVSVASASSPSPSLSASASSPNVSQPPSPCVDPEEPPLSAMAQAQAQASTTAASNRQRAGSNSSYDSNTESQQGAPLPGPPQQQQPPPPQQQQLPPQKLLEPPGPGEGKEDTLGVPHVRSGRGGGGGGEDVGKMEVVVGGTGRQPSGPPGQGYSKYQKSLPPRFQRQQQEQLLKQQQQQQQWQQQQQQQQQQQQHSQAAQGPMQSQQQQQQQGPQPGGPQGPSPGTAPQGGPKQQAGPQLYPPGTMGRPPPLAMNFDPRWMMMGPYMDPRMMQGRPPPMDYYPPTMHPSGLMTRERSDSGGSGSDSFDRQQQQHGGPPHPHRGTPPMDPKMAWGPEVFPGGGGEGRGLSSPHRQKQPHEEEDMSKGPRSDTPPVRGRDGGPGPSLQQQQPGMAPNSPSGSSNQTPPPVGSQVPHHQPFMGGRGNYAGFPDGGARMAVHQQQKGGGGSGGPLHGFGGHQDEGPRGGGPQQQQQGQGQIWGAPHPHYDRNGRADLSPMENSGHMQQQQQHHHHPGHHPHFSLYPHKQENGRGERGDRDRGERGGDHNKKSDPSPPLHQPSLSSSCSSSSSSSSARDQLAHPQASQQQDHDAAAAAGHVGGGRKGDKMAPHHSQSQHAPPQQQQQQQHHHPKAGGQRGGRDHKTETQWGPRPGNSAPSGGGSSQHGGRKGPGGHTGPDDSANPSADGSKVSTTQPGGGSLNRRAGPIKRPVQRDCKREGGEGDGGEKGPGKDKDGQDGGQASAKQDPGFQTSNSGKDDSGPANKSRNGGRDRGMAGGGGGGGKGPKDTDGGSSGGPPQNISSAAPPSRRDRERSHEGVGMGPRGSRAPRTRGEFYGRGRGYRGSYAGSSGGGTSRGRAAGRSSRDFRGGGGGGGGYHQEYSGKHDGGPSGGGRHGPSQHNPARARNRSETRSEGSEYEEIPKRRRQRGSETGSESGVSEHSEKDEQPPLPPSQQQQRKTGAKNGTGPDHAGSGGQSSGPPPRGSQSRVFTPRGVPSRRGRGGGGAGGGMYRSGGGGGGGGGERGERERGGGMGRDHRSGPGSASSHSWSSKSSGSVRKQQQQGSTNPSPPKDPNRPAGVGGGDKKEKAGGELQTQAAATNPQSGAPASANTNTTGGPPPPAQGSLENGSIGGGQAPSSNNPQAPNSTGAPQPLVGQDGGRSFGPRSFERPPRRRRHGRTQHQQDKPPRFRRLKERENAARINGSGGPPHRSNSPAEVDGNHGNAALPNNSGGNHNSNSTPSGNSNSGHVGSGGANMNSHGHHHHYSQSNSNASSQSHAQQQQQHRHNNHNTAGSGAKSPDVSNQNSDHANEEWETASESSDFTEFRERDGGDRGGEQQRGGNVGGERGGGGNNKSYSSHHHHHPPSHHPHHHPGSGRGGGGGGGGGGGGGGERELSAKEAAGNKRSFSSQRPGMERQNRRVGGGGGGGGRGPRGPPGGGGGVGGGGGAGNGGSNRGEKRGNWPSPKNRK
- the prrc2a gene encoding protein PRRC2A isoform X1; translation: MSERSGQTAKGKDGKTKYASLNLFDTYKGKSLETQKPVVAPRHGLQSLGKVSSARRMPPPANLPSLKAENKGNDPNVSLVPKDGTGWASKQDPADPKSTDALSAQQPESQQLVDSQTPAVSQPRTPPIQEVPTNQEVPVTALGAGARSWAQASVTLGAQGDGGKGSNQLSPFSREEFPTLQAAGDQDRAGREQATADQLYGPGPSLRPQNVMSWRDGGGRALAPTSGGEGGLVAEGGPGPGPGVALLMEGPGGLQPPLQPPNPSALGPPRNPAAGPGLPLPQPPVGPQFNPAAYRGIIPPFMYPPYLPFSPPYGPQGPYRYPQPNEAHRFSRPGGGPGPEGRPPGGPRGGGEVVKRPSILKQDDLKELDELDHQDGDEGWAGAHEEIDYSAKLKFSDDEGEEDGEEERSDSKNGTRELPPRAQDGPGPVSRSRASDSGGDSRRTPPAPATDSPTPPSSKPGWAEEGSGTWPRQAAPYQGRRSGLGGPREQHSPPPGPLLGQGPYSFYRQERSSNQTGPQNSGPLLASQKPPGPGPHQGSGGGGGGGGGPTPPPPSAGLLPQPTAPGGGGGQGQGGEDEDETWRQRRKQSSTEISAAVERARRRREEEERRMEEERRAACAEKLKRLDLKHQQQQQNQGGSAAPSSTSTTTAATRPDGSAPSPAVSVASASSPSPSLSASASSPNVSQPPSPCVDPEEPPLSAMAQAQAQASTTAASNRQRAGSNSSYDSNTESQQGAPLPGPPQQQQPPPPQQQQLPPQKLLEPPGPGEGKEDTLGVPHVRSGRGGGGGGEDVGKMEVVVGGTGRQPSGPPGQGYSKYQKSLPPRFQRQQQEQLLKQQQQQQQWQQQQQQQQQQQQHSQAAQGPMQSQQQQQQQGPQPGGPQGPSPGTAPQGGPKQQAGPQLYPPGTMGRPPPLAMNFDPRWMMMGPYMDPRMMQGRPPPMDYYPPTMHPSGLMTRERSDSGGSGSDSFDRQQQQHGGPPHPHRGTPPMDPKMAWGPEVFPGGGGEGRGLSSPHRQKQPHEEEDMSKGPRSDTPPVRGRDGGPGPSLQQQQPGMAPNSPSGSSNQTPPPVGSQVPHHQPFMGGRGNYAGFPDGGARMAVHQQQKGGGGSGGPLHGFGGHQDEGPRGGGPQQQQQGQGQIWGAPHPHYDRNGRADLSPMENSGHMQQQQQHHHHPGHHPHFSLYPHKQENGRGERGDRDRGERGGDHNKKSDPSPPLHQPSLSSSCSSSSSSSSARDQLAHPQASQQQDHDAAAAAGHVGGGRKGDKMAPHHSQSQHAPPQQQQQQQHHHPKAGGQRGGRDHKTETQWGPRPGNSAPSGGGSSQHGGRKGPGGHTGPDDSANPSADGSKVSTTQPGGGSLNRRAGPIKRPVQRDCKREGGEGDGGEKGPGKDKDGQDGGQASAKQDPGFQTSNSGKDDSGPANKSRNGGRDRGMAGGGGGGGKGPKDTDGGSSGGPPQNISSAAPPSRRDRERSHEGVGMGPRGSRAPRTRGEFYGRGRGYRGSYAGSSGGGTSRGRAAGRSSRDFRGGGGGGGGYHQEYSGKHDGGPSGGGRHGPSQHNPARARNRSETRSEGSEYEEIPKRRRQRGSETGSESGVSEHSEKDEQPPLPPSQQQQRKTGAKNGTGPDHAGSGGQSSGPPPRGSQSRVFTPRGVPSRRGRGGGGAGGGMYRSGGGGGGGGGERGERERGGGMGRDHRSGPGSASSHSWSSKSSGSVRKQQQQGSTNPSPPKDPNRPAGVGGGDKKEKAGGELQTQAAATNPQSGAPASANTNTTGGPPPPAQGSLENGSIGGGQAPSSNNPQAPNSTGAPQPLVGQDGGRSFGPRSFERPPRRRRHGRTQHQQDKPPRFRRLKERENAARINGSGGPPHRSNSPAEVDGNHGNAALPNNSGGNHNSNSTPSGNSNSGHVGSGGANMNSHGHHHHYSQSNSNASSQSHAQQQQQHRHNNHNTAGSGAKSPDVSNQNSDHANEEWETASESSDFTEFRERDGGDRGGEQQRGGNVGGERGGGGNNKSYSSHHHHHPPSHHPHHHPGSGRGGGGGGGGGGGGGGERELSAKEAAGNKRSFSSQRPGMERQNRRVGGGGGGGGRGPRGPPGGGGGVGGGGGAGNGGSNRGEKRGNWPSPKNRK